One window of the Triticum dicoccoides isolate Atlit2015 ecotype Zavitan chromosome 3B, WEW_v2.0, whole genome shotgun sequence genome contains the following:
- the LOC119280127 gene encoding uncharacterized protein LOC119280127, producing the protein MTYRSKQYRRQNLCPGHPHPHDDTAACVEQTRATQRVGSSTPSPSGERRRLCCSGEVPSNGLELNGMCAAPGPWSSSVFPVESQDSMSVPSVVFGAGGGAQVGVEAAAGEVCSEATSGWTRRGVPWLAGWIGSVLPVDYQDSMSAPIVKVDAVGKAQPSNDCFDWAMIGLE; encoded by the exons ATGACTTATCGTTCGAAACAGTACAGGCGACAGAATCTTTGCCCTGGTCACCCCCATCCCCACGACGATACCGCGGCCTGCGTGGAACAAACCAGAGCCACGCAGCGGGTCGGCTCCTCCACCCCCTCCCCATCTGGCGAACGGCGGCGCCTGTGCTGCTCCGGCGAGGTGCCCAGCAATGGCCTCGAGCTCAACGG GATGTGTGCTGCGCCCGGGCCGTGGAGCAGTTCCGTCTTCCCAGTCGAGTCACAGGATTCGATGAGCGTCCCCAGCGTCGTGTTTGGCGCCGGCGGCGGTGCACAGGTaggcgtggaggcggcggcgggcgaggtGTGCTCTGAAGCCACTAGTGGCTGGACACGCAG GGGTGTTCCCTGGCTGGCGGGGTGGATTGGTTCCGTTCTACCAGTGGACTACCAGGATTCGATGAGTGCCCCCATTGTCAAGGTGGACGCGGTCGGCAAAGCACAGCC GTCAAATGATTGTTTTGATTGGGCGATGATTGGTTTGGAGTAA